A single window of Mycolicibacterium aurum DNA harbors:
- a CDS encoding ABC transporter family substrate-binding protein — MLVLTGCTVSPPPAPQSTDTTESTPPPPMKATQIIMAIDSIGPGFNSHLLSDQSPVNAAISSLVLPSSFRPIPDTRTPTGSRWEMDSTLLESAEVTSEEPFTVTYKIRPEAQWTDNAPIGADDYWYLWRQMVSQPGAVDPAGYDLITGVQSVEGGKTAVVTFAQPYPAWRELFNDILPAHIVKDVPGGFAAGLAQALPVTGGQFRVDTIDPQRDEILLARNDRYWGEPATPDLILFRRGGSAAALADSIRNGDTQVAQVHGGSAVFAQLSAIPDVRTARIVTPRVMQMTLRAQQPTLADIQVRKAILGLVDVDLLAAVGAGDDNTVTLAQAQVRSPSDPGYVPTAPPAMTREEAMALLGGAGYQIEQPETSTPPSPGGPPDNNRGRLTKDGEPLTFVVGVAANDPTAVAVANTAADQLRSVGIAASVSSLDPVTLYSDALVNNTVDAVVGWHPAGGDLATALASRYGCPALEATAVETSPGSPSPTTDPPPAPSSPPRTQTTQPTQTTQTSPTPAPEAGQLVQAPSNITGICDSRIQPRIDAALAGTADIGRVIDEVEPRLWEMSTVLPILQDTTIVAAGPSVAHVSLTGAVPVGIVGDAGSWVKLPQ; from the coding sequence GAGCACCGACACCACCGAGTCCACGCCGCCGCCGCCGATGAAGGCCACGCAGATCATCATGGCCATCGACTCCATCGGTCCCGGCTTCAATTCGCACCTGCTGTCCGACCAGTCCCCGGTGAACGCTGCGATCAGCTCGCTGGTGCTGCCGAGCTCGTTCCGGCCGATTCCCGACACCCGGACACCGACCGGATCCCGCTGGGAGATGGACTCCACGCTGCTGGAATCGGCGGAGGTCACCAGCGAGGAACCCTTCACCGTCACCTACAAGATCCGTCCGGAAGCCCAATGGACCGACAACGCGCCGATCGGCGCCGACGACTACTGGTATCTGTGGCGGCAGATGGTCAGCCAGCCCGGCGCAGTGGACCCCGCGGGCTACGACCTGATCACCGGGGTGCAGTCCGTCGAAGGCGGCAAGACGGCGGTCGTGACGTTCGCCCAGCCCTACCCGGCGTGGCGGGAGCTGTTCAACGACATCCTGCCCGCCCACATCGTCAAGGACGTCCCCGGCGGATTCGCCGCCGGACTCGCCCAGGCGCTTCCGGTGACCGGCGGACAGTTCCGGGTGGACACCATCGATCCGCAGCGCGACGAGATCCTGCTGGCCCGCAACGACCGCTATTGGGGTGAGCCCGCCACCCCTGATCTGATCCTGTTCCGTCGCGGTGGATCAGCGGCCGCGCTGGCCGACTCGATCCGCAACGGCGACACCCAGGTCGCGCAGGTGCACGGAGGGTCCGCGGTGTTCGCGCAGCTCTCGGCGATCCCCGATGTCCGGACCGCGCGCATCGTCACGCCGCGGGTCATGCAGATGACGCTGCGGGCCCAGCAGCCGACACTGGCCGACATCCAGGTCCGCAAGGCCATCCTCGGCCTCGTCGACGTCGACCTGCTGGCCGCTGTCGGCGCGGGCGACGACAACACCGTGACGCTGGCGCAGGCACAGGTGCGCTCGCCGTCCGATCCCGGCTATGTGCCGACCGCTCCGCCCGCGATGACGCGCGAGGAGGCGATGGCCCTGCTCGGCGGCGCCGGCTACCAGATCGAGCAGCCCGAGACGTCCACCCCGCCCTCGCCCGGCGGCCCGCCGGACAACAACCGGGGCCGGCTCACCAAGGACGGTGAGCCGTTGACGTTCGTCGTCGGCGTCGCCGCCAACGACCCGACCGCGGTCGCGGTCGCGAACACCGCCGCCGACCAGCTGCGCAGCGTCGGTATCGCGGCGTCGGTGTCGTCGCTGGATCCCGTGACGCTCTACAGCGACGCGCTCGTCAACAACACCGTCGACGCGGTCGTCGGTTGGCATCCGGCCGGCGGTGACCTGGCGACTGCGCTGGCGTCGCGGTACGGCTGCCCCGCGTTGGAAGCGACGGCGGTGGAAACCAGCCCGGGCTCACCGTCGCCCACGACGGATCCGCCGCCCGCACCGTCGTCGCCGCCACGGACCCAGACCACCCAGCCCACTCAGACCACCCAGACGTCGCCCACCCCGGCGCCGGAAGCCGGTCAGCTGGTGCAGGCCCCGAGCAACATCACCGGCATCTGCGACAGCCGCATCCAGCCGCGAATTGATGCGGCGCTGGCGGGCACCGCCGATATCGGCAGGGTGATCGACGAGGTCGAGCCGCGGTTGTGGGAGATGTCGACAGTGCTGCCGATCCTGCAGGACACGACCATCGTCGCCGCCGGTCCCAGCGTTGCGCACGTCAGCCTCACCGGCGCGGTCCCGGTCGGGATCGTCGGCGACGCAGGCAGCTGGGTCAAGCTTCCGCAGTAG